One genomic window of Thalassolituus hydrocarboniclasticus includes the following:
- the dut gene encoding dUTP diphosphatase, translating to MQKLQVKVLDERLGNSIPLPEYATSGSAGLDLRACLDAPLTLHPGETQLIRTGLAIYIEDPGLAAMILPRSGLGHKHGIVLGNLVGLIDSDYQGELMVSCWNRGKDSFTIDVGERLAQLVLVPVVQAEFEIVEQFESTERGSGGFGHSGRS from the coding sequence ATGCAAAAGTTACAGGTAAAAGTACTGGATGAACGTCTGGGCAACAGCATCCCACTGCCGGAATACGCCACCTCCGGCTCCGCCGGTCTGGATCTGCGTGCCTGCCTGGATGCGCCCCTGACCCTGCATCCGGGTGAAACCCAGCTTATCCGTACCGGTCTGGCGATCTATATTGAAGATCCGGGCCTCGCGGCCATGATCCTGCCACGCTCCGGTCTTGGCCATAAACACGGCATTGTACTTGGCAATCTGGTTGGTCTGATCGATTCTGATTATCAGGGCGAGCTGATGGTCAGCTGCTGGAACCGCGGCAAAGACAGCTTCACCATTGATGTCGGCGAACGTCTGGCACAACTGGTGCTGGTGCCTGTTGTGCAGGCCGAGTTCGAGATTGTGGAGCAGTTTGAATCCACCGAGCGTGGCAGCGGCGGTTTCGGCCACTCCGGACGCAGCTGA
- the coaBC gene encoding bifunctional phosphopantothenoylcysteine decarboxylase/phosphopantothenate--cysteine ligase CoaBC yields MQQLCNKRILLGITGGIAAYKAAELVRILKKAGAEVRVVMTAGAMEFITPLTLQALSGNPVHHALLDPEAEAGMGHIELAKWADLLLVAPASANFIARLTQGSGDDLLTTICLATEAPIALAPAMNQAMWREPITQANIARLTDLKGSKLHMFGPAEGVQACGDVGPGRMLEPEQIAAHAANLFETGLLAGLEVVITAGPTREAIDPVRYISNHSSGKMGYAIAAAARDAGARVTLISGPVIIPAPERVNCVRTESARDMLDASLALLGRCDIFIAAAAVADYRPMTAAHQKIKKSADSMELTLVKNPDVVATVAAHELRPFTVGFAAETQDVDVYARDKLVRKNLDMIVANDVSLSEIGFNSDQNAVTVFWAENQQSFAQMSKQALARELVGLIAHRYQQTQTQKTS; encoded by the coding sequence ATGCAACAACTCTGTAATAAGCGTATTTTGCTCGGAATCACCGGTGGTATTGCCGCCTATAAAGCCGCCGAACTGGTGCGGATTCTGAAGAAAGCCGGTGCCGAAGTGCGGGTTGTAATGACCGCCGGTGCCATGGAATTTATTACCCCACTGACCCTGCAGGCGCTGTCCGGTAACCCGGTACATCACGCCCTGCTCGACCCGGAAGCCGAAGCCGGCATGGGCCATATCGAGCTGGCCAAGTGGGCAGATCTGCTGCTGGTAGCCCCGGCATCGGCCAACTTTATTGCCCGCCTGACCCAGGGCTCCGGCGATGATCTGCTGACAACTATCTGTCTGGCGACCGAAGCACCGATAGCGCTGGCTCCGGCGATGAATCAGGCGATGTGGCGTGAGCCCATCACCCAGGCCAATATCGCCCGCCTGACCGACCTTAAAGGCAGCAAGCTGCATATGTTTGGTCCGGCCGAAGGCGTGCAGGCCTGTGGCGATGTTGGCCCTGGGCGCATGCTGGAGCCGGAACAGATTGCCGCCCACGCCGCCAATCTGTTTGAAACCGGCCTGCTGGCCGGGCTGGAAGTCGTTATCACCGCCGGTCCAACCCGCGAAGCCATCGACCCGGTGCGTTATATCTCCAATCACAGCTCCGGCAAGATGGGCTATGCCATTGCCGCCGCCGCCCGTGATGCCGGCGCCAGAGTAACGCTGATCAGTGGTCCGGTGATTATCCCGGCACCGGAACGCGTTAACTGCGTACGCACCGAAAGCGCGCGCGATATGCTGGATGCCTCACTGGCCCTGCTTGGCCGCTGCGATATTTTTATCGCTGCAGCCGCGGTCGCCGACTACCGGCCAATGACCGCCGCACACCAGAAGATCAAAAAATCAGCTGACAGCATGGAGCTGACGCTGGTGAAAAACCCCGATGTGGTCGCGACTGTGGCTGCCCATGAACTGCGCCCCTTTACCGTGGGTTTTGCAGCGGAAACTCAGGATGTGGATGTCTACGCCCGTGACAAACTGGTGCGCAAGAATCTCGATATGATTGTCGCCAATGACGTTTCCCTGAGCGAAATCGGCTTTAACAGCGATCAGAATGCCGTCACTGTTTTCTGGGCAGAAAACCAGCAGAGCTTTGCCCAGATGAGCAAGCAGGCACTGGCGCGCGAACTGGTCGGGCTGATTGCACACCGCTATCAGCAGACCCAGACACAAAAAACCTCTTAA
- the radC gene encoding RadC family protein, translating into MAICDWPSAERPREKLLAQGAGSLSDAELLAIFLRTGVKGKSAVDLARELLQEFGSLRALLTADLTAFCKPLGLGSAKYAQLQAVLEMARRHLAEQLARGDALTSPDLTRQYLLAQLRDRDHEVFACLLLDNQHRVLKYHELFRGTIDGAAVYPREVVKLALSHGAAAVILAHNHPSGVAEPSHADRALTDRLQQALGLVDIRVLDHLVVGDGHCVSFAERGWM; encoded by the coding sequence ATGGCGATATGTGACTGGCCCAGTGCTGAGCGGCCAAGGGAAAAACTGTTGGCGCAGGGCGCCGGCAGCTTGTCGGATGCTGAGCTGTTGGCAATTTTTCTGCGTACCGGGGTAAAAGGCAAAAGTGCCGTCGATCTTGCGCGTGAGCTGCTGCAGGAGTTCGGCAGTCTGCGCGCCCTGCTGACCGCCGATTTAACTGCATTCTGTAAGCCGCTGGGCCTTGGCAGTGCCAAATACGCCCAGTTGCAGGCAGTGCTGGAAATGGCGCGGCGACATCTGGCGGAGCAACTGGCCCGTGGTGATGCCTTAACCAGCCCTGACCTGACCCGGCAGTATCTGCTGGCCCAGTTGCGTGACCGCGATCATGAAGTATTTGCCTGTCTGTTGCTGGATAATCAGCACCGGGTACTGAAATACCACGAGCTGTTCCGCGGCACTATCGACGGTGCGGCGGTGTATCCGCGGGAAGTGGTCAAGCTGGCGCTGAGTCATGGCGCCGCCGCCGTGATACTGGCGCACAATCATCCGTCCGGCGTGGCCGAACCCAGTCATGCAGACCGGGCACTGACCGACCGCTTACAACAGGCGCTGGGGCTGGTGGATATCCGGGTACTGGATCATCTGGTGGTAGGCGATGGCCACTGTGTTTCCTTTGCTGAGCGAGGCTGGATGTGA
- the pyrE gene encoding orotate phosphoribosyltransferase, producing the protein MQTYQKEFIEFAIAQGVLKFGEFTLKSGRVSPYFFNAGLFNSGAALAKLGRFYAAALEASGVDYDVVFGPAYKGIPLAATLSVALADHYNKDMPYVFNRKEAKTHGEGGNLVGAPLTGRVLIVDDVITAGTAIREVMAMINAAEGATPAAALIALDRQEKGQGELSAIQEVERDFGMKVISIVSLNQVLDYVSEKPELEQYAAAISAYRDRYGVK; encoded by the coding sequence ATGCAGACGTATCAGAAAGAATTTATCGAATTCGCCATCGCTCAGGGTGTACTCAAATTTGGCGAATTTACCCTGAAATCCGGCCGGGTCAGTCCTTATTTTTTTAATGCCGGCCTGTTTAACAGCGGTGCCGCGCTGGCCAAGCTTGGACGTTTTTATGCGGCAGCACTGGAAGCGTCCGGTGTTGACTACGATGTGGTCTTTGGCCCGGCTTATAAGGGCATACCACTGGCCGCGACCCTGTCCGTGGCGCTGGCTGACCACTACAACAAAGACATGCCTTACGTTTTTAACCGCAAAGAAGCCAAAACCCACGGCGAAGGCGGTAACCTTGTCGGCGCACCACTGACCGGCCGTGTACTTATCGTAGACGATGTTATTACCGCCGGTACGGCTATCCGTGAAGTCATGGCTATGATTAACGCTGCAGAAGGCGCCACACCAGCGGCTGCCCTGATTGCTCTGGACCGTCAGGAGAAAGGTCAGGGTGAATTGTCTGCGATTCAGGAAGTAGAGCGCGATTTCGGCATGAAAGTAATCAGCATCGTGAGCCTGAACCAGGTGCTGGACTATGTGTCTGAAAAACCAGAGCTTGAGCAGTATGCTGCTGCTATCAGTGCTTACCGGGATCGCTACGGGGTTAAGTAA
- the argB gene encoding acetylglutamate kinase — protein MPLSRDSAMNTAKVLSEALPYLQRFVGKTIVVKYGGNAMIDEDLKNSFARDMVMLKLIGINPIVVHGGGPQIGDLLNKLNIESKFVNGMRVTTGETMDVVEMVLGGLVNKDIVNLINQNGGKAIGLTGKDGQLLHAKKLHVTKSSPELEKPEIIDIGHVGEVSRINTQVLDMLTNSDFIPVIAPIGVGEDGASYNINADLVAGKVAEVLRAEKLILLTNIAGLMDKEGKVLTGLSTKQVDDLIADGTIYGGMLPKIQCALDAVHAGVTSAHIIDGRVAHSTLLELFTDEGVGTLITNRRS, from the coding sequence ATGCCATTGTCGCGTGACAGCGCCATGAATACCGCCAAAGTTCTCAGTGAAGCCCTGCCCTATCTGCAGCGTTTCGTCGGCAAAACCATCGTCGTTAAATACGGCGGCAACGCCATGATCGACGAAGACCTGAAGAACAGCTTTGCGCGCGATATGGTGATGCTGAAACTGATCGGCATTAACCCGATTGTGGTGCATGGCGGCGGCCCGCAGATCGGCGACCTGCTCAACAAACTGAATATCGAAAGTAAGTTTGTGAATGGCATGCGCGTGACCACCGGCGAAACCATGGACGTGGTGGAGATGGTGCTCGGCGGTCTGGTGAACAAAGACATCGTCAACCTGATCAACCAGAACGGCGGCAAAGCAATCGGCCTGACCGGTAAAGACGGCCAGCTGCTGCACGCGAAAAAACTGCACGTCACCAAGAGCTCGCCGGAGCTGGAAAAACCTGAAATCATCGATATCGGTCATGTGGGCGAAGTTTCACGTATCAACACTCAGGTGCTGGATATGCTGACCAACAGTGACTTTATTCCGGTGATTGCACCAATCGGTGTTGGCGAAGACGGTGCGTCTTACAATATCAACGCCGACCTGGTCGCCGGTAAAGTGGCAGAAGTATTACGCGCTGAAAAGCTGATCCTGCTGACCAATATTGCCGGCCTGATGGATAAAGAAGGCAAAGTACTGACCGGTCTGTCCACCAAACAGGTCGATGACCTGATCGCCGACGGCACCATCTATGGCGGCATGCTGCCGAAAATTCAGTGCGCTCTGGATGCCGTACACGCCGGCGTAACCAGCGCCCATATCATCGACGGCCGGGTTGCTCACTCAACCTTACTCGAACTGTTCACCGACGAAGGTGTTGGTACCCTGATCACCAACCGCCGCAGCTGA
- the mutM gene encoding bifunctional DNA-formamidopyrimidine glycosylase/DNA-(apurinic or apyrimidinic site) lyase produces MPELPEVETTKRGIEPWLLNQRIERVLVRQPQLRWPVVEELKLLEGQTVRGLRRRAKYILVETDIGTAIWHLGMSGSLRLVEPSAPAGKHDHIDWQLGNGKVLRYHDPRRFGALLWVEPGADSDHLTHLGPEPLSDDFTAEYLFRRSRGKSQAIKTFVMDGKVVVGVGNIYANESLFLAGIRPATAAGKISLARYERLVGEIKQVLARAIEQGGTTLRDFVGGDGKPGYFAQQLFVYGRGGQECKVCGGILKEIRQGQRATVYCPGCQR; encoded by the coding sequence ATGCCTGAATTACCTGAAGTCGAAACCACCAAACGCGGTATTGAACCCTGGCTGCTGAATCAGCGTATTGAGCGTGTGCTGGTGCGCCAGCCGCAGTTACGCTGGCCGGTGGTGGAGGAATTAAAGCTGCTGGAAGGTCAGACCGTGCGTGGTCTGCGTCGCCGGGCGAAGTACATTCTGGTAGAGACCGATATCGGTACTGCGATCTGGCATCTGGGTATGTCGGGTTCGCTGCGTCTGGTTGAGCCCTCTGCGCCGGCGGGTAAGCACGATCATATCGACTGGCAGCTGGGTAACGGCAAGGTACTGCGTTACCACGATCCGCGCCGTTTCGGTGCATTGTTGTGGGTTGAACCGGGTGCGGACAGCGATCATCTGACTCATCTTGGCCCGGAACCGCTGTCAGATGACTTTACTGCCGAGTATCTGTTCCGCCGTTCCCGTGGCAAAAGCCAGGCGATCAAAACCTTTGTGATGGACGGTAAGGTGGTGGTCGGGGTCGGCAATATCTACGCTAATGAGAGCCTGTTTCTGGCCGGTATTCGTCCGGCGACGGCAGCCGGGAAGATCAGTCTGGCGCGCTATGAACGGCTGGTTGGTGAAATCAAACAGGTACTGGCGCGTGCCATTGAGCAGGGTGGTACAACATTACGTGATTTTGTCGGTGGCGATGGTAAGCCGGGGTATTTTGCTCAGCAGCTTTTCGTATACGGTCGCGGCGGACAGGAGTGCAAAGTCTGTGGCGGCATACTGAAAGAAATACGCCAGGGGCAGCGGGCGACGGTTTATTGCCCGGGTTGCCAGCGCTGA
- the rpmG gene encoding 50S ribosomal protein L33, translating to MPRDKIRLVSSAGTGHFYTTDKNKRTMPEKMEIKKFDPVIRQHVMYKEAKIK from the coding sequence ATGCCACGCGATAAGATCCGTTTAGTGTCTAGTGCCGGTACCGGTCACTTCTACACCACTGACAAAAACAAGCGCACCATGCCTGAGAAAATGGAGATCAAAAAATTTGATCCTGTTATCCGTCAGCACGTGATGTATAAAGAAGCCAAAATTAAGTAA
- the slmA gene encoding nucleoid occlusion factor SlmA: protein MTETADKLSRRDQILQALAHMLETNPGARITTASLAKAVGVSEAALYRHFPSKAKMFEGLISFIEEAVFSRVSRILQDFEQADQRCERTLTLVLTFAEKNPGMCRLLSGDALSGETERLRQRIQQFFERIEMQFKQILREAEMREGKVPLQTISAAANLLTAVLEGRIRQYVRTEFDTRPTQYWDEQWQLLQPLLLREKNLTSLPV from the coding sequence ATGACTGAGACCGCCGACAAGCTGTCACGACGCGATCAGATTCTGCAGGCGCTGGCGCATATGCTGGAAACCAATCCCGGTGCCCGCATTACCACCGCCAGCCTGGCGAAAGCCGTGGGCGTTTCGGAAGCGGCGCTGTATCGCCACTTCCCGTCCAAGGCCAAGATGTTCGAAGGCCTGATCAGCTTTATCGAAGAAGCGGTGTTCTCCCGGGTCAGCCGTATCCTGCAGGATTTCGAGCAGGCCGATCAGCGCTGCGAACGCACCCTGACACTGGTACTGACCTTCGCCGAGAAGAATCCGGGCATGTGCCGCCTGTTATCCGGCGATGCACTGTCCGGTGAAACCGAACGCCTGCGCCAGCGCATTCAGCAGTTCTTTGAACGTATTGAAATGCAGTTCAAACAGATCCTGCGCGAGGCCGAAATGCGCGAAGGCAAAGTGCCGCTGCAGACCATCAGTGCCGCTGCCAATCTGCTCACCGCCGTACTGGAAGGTCGTATCCGCCAGTATGTGCGCACCGAGTTTGATACCCGTCCGACCCAGTACTGGGACGAACAGTGGCAGCTGCTGCAGCCGTTGTTACTGCGCGAGAAAAACCTCACCAGCCTGCCGGTGTAA
- the rpmB gene encoding 50S ribosomal protein L28, with amino-acid sequence MSKVCQVTGKGPVTGNNVSHSNIKTKRRFLPNLQQHRFWVESENRFVRLRISTKGMRIIDKKGIDAVLAELRARGEKV; translated from the coding sequence ATGTCTAAGGTTTGCCAAGTTACAGGTAAAGGTCCTGTAACCGGGAATAACGTTTCCCACTCAAACATTAAAACCAAGCGCCGTTTTCTGCCTAACCTGCAACAGCACCGTTTCTGGGTAGAAAGCGAAAACCGTTTTGTGCGTCTGCGTATTTCTACCAAGGGTATGCGCATCATCGATAAGAAAGGTATCGATGCTGTTCTGGCAGAACTGCGTGCACGCGGCGAAAAAGTCTAA
- a CDS encoding exodeoxyribonuclease III has translation MRIISLHVNGLQQAVEKGLYTWLQTAQADVVAIQGLLAKEYQLPDSVVYPDGYNAYFFDAEADNYSGVAILTREVPKAIMTGLAFPQCDMQGRFIQADFDHVSVGSILFPTIDEHNTLEDKLAFQKSFLEHLNKTRRKRREFIFCGNFEAAHKTVDLADWQSNQDTPGFLPEERAWFDQMFGPAGYVDAFREANFGENQFTWWPDAESARRNQHGWRKDYQICTPGIRQFVVEAKLDTNLRFGDHAAVMVEYEFDED, from the coding sequence ATGAGGATTATCAGTTTACACGTCAACGGCCTGCAACAAGCGGTCGAAAAAGGGCTGTATACCTGGCTGCAAACCGCGCAGGCTGATGTGGTTGCTATTCAGGGGCTGCTTGCCAAAGAGTATCAGCTGCCTGACTCCGTCGTGTATCCCGATGGTTACAACGCCTATTTCTTCGATGCCGAAGCTGATAACTATTCCGGTGTGGCCATCCTCACCCGTGAAGTGCCGAAAGCCATTATGACCGGTCTGGCATTCCCGCAGTGCGATATGCAGGGGCGCTTTATTCAGGCGGATTTCGATCATGTCAGCGTTGGCTCCATCCTGTTCCCGACGATCGATGAGCACAACACTCTGGAAGATAAACTGGCCTTCCAGAAATCCTTCCTGGAGCATCTGAACAAAACCCGGCGCAAACGCCGCGAGTTTATTTTCTGCGGCAACTTTGAAGCGGCGCATAAAACCGTTGATCTGGCCGACTGGCAGAGCAATCAGGACACTCCGGGCTTCCTGCCGGAAGAACGCGCCTGGTTCGATCAGATGTTTGGCCCCGCCGGTTATGTCGATGCCTTCCGCGAAGCCAATTTCGGCGAAAACCAGTTTACCTGGTGGCCGGATGCAGAAAGCGCGCGCCGCAATCAGCACGGCTGGCGTAAGGATTATCAGATCTGTACGCCGGGTATCCGCCAGTTTGTGGTGGAAGCCAAGCTCGATACCAACCTGCGCTTTGGTGATCACGCCGCGGTCATGGTGGAATACGAGTTCGACGAAGATTAA
- a CDS encoding phosphomannomutase/phosphoglucomutase encodes MRTKARPPKRTIVFYSRLTIWLALLFIAGGLSFQSIQVNLITQSDVDHAFADAMAEQMAHSLSTRLQDTRRLQTAASRHPMTVRALEENDPAWKATLRQFLSGVSSLQLIRREDAMGLQSSHGYAVQELVSRTLSGADMRLEAVQRNGSLHFYWASPIRNEQNQIAGVLLAEYGSGWLSQFQSGTSQTMGQIVVNQFVDNDRSRGLEIFRIGQEVKRAGTIVTKPINDYWYLTYIPSDERPQLELMPLATPWIIVLIATFVGLFILVGMQKRDILRNQLKLLTYVRNLSRKGIDEQPVFTLALFHDLAVSMQHLINTVRPDVTDNGKANGNSRERQDIALEQPKKITTVSNAKRQALPELMVEEVEQEHPIEVAQGIFRAYDIRGIVGQDLTEDTCYWIGRALGAEVQERGFSKISLAWDGRESSPQLAAQLQRGLNDSGCHVIRLGAQPTGLLYFATHELDTPCGVVVTGSHNPSEFNGLKIVIDQHTLAQEELMALYHRIMRRDLPQGSGQSEERELAEAYLQRIEGDVQLARSMKIVIDAGNGIAGPLAEKLMAMIGLEAECLFCDVDGRFPNHHPDPSQPKNLQALQDAVKTHNADLGLAFDGDGDRVALIDNNGKIIWPDRLLMLLVDDILPRNPGRDVIYDVKSSRHLASLISRHGGRPTMWKTGHSLMKRKMQELNAVVGGEFSGHFYIQDRWYGFDDGLYTAARLLEIISQRNLPADQLFAALPEDVSTPEITIDCDDVRKFSLLQELSADSELTAGARVFSTDGLRIEFAEGWGLIRPSNTTPKLTLRFAGNNAEAIARIQQRMKQALTRHAPELKVPF; translated from the coding sequence ATGAGAACGAAAGCCCGTCCGCCCAAGCGCACCATCGTCTTTTACAGCCGCCTCACCATCTGGCTGGCGCTGCTGTTTATTGCCGGCGGGCTTTCGTTTCAGAGCATTCAGGTCAACCTCATTACCCAGTCCGATGTTGATCATGCTTTTGCTGATGCCATGGCCGAGCAGATGGCGCATTCACTCAGCACCCGCTTGCAGGACACCCGCCGCCTGCAGACTGCGGCCAGCCGCCACCCGATGACAGTGCGTGCACTGGAAGAAAACGACCCGGCCTGGAAAGCAACCCTGCGCCAGTTTTTATCCGGTGTATCCTCATTGCAGCTGATCCGCCGGGAAGATGCGATGGGCCTGCAGAGCAGCCACGGTTATGCCGTACAGGAGCTGGTCAGCCGTACCCTCAGCGGTGCTGATATGCGCCTTGAGGCCGTACAGCGCAATGGCAGCCTGCATTTCTACTGGGCATCACCTATCCGCAATGAACAAAACCAGATCGCCGGCGTATTGCTGGCCGAATACGGCTCTGGCTGGCTGTCACAGTTTCAGTCCGGCACCAGCCAGACCATGGGACAGATCGTTGTTAACCAGTTTGTCGATAACGACCGCAGCCGTGGCCTGGAAATTTTCCGCATCGGTCAGGAAGTCAAACGCGCCGGAACTATCGTCACCAAACCAATCAATGATTACTGGTATCTGACCTATATCCCTTCTGACGAGCGCCCGCAGCTGGAACTGATGCCACTGGCAACGCCCTGGATTATCGTGCTGATCGCGACCTTTGTCGGCCTGTTTATTCTGGTCGGCATGCAGAAACGCGACATTCTGCGTAACCAGCTGAAGCTGCTGACCTATGTGCGCAATCTCAGCCGCAAAGGCATTGATGAACAGCCGGTATTTACCCTCGCGCTGTTCCACGACCTTGCCGTCAGCATGCAACACCTGATCAATACCGTACGCCCTGATGTCACCGATAATGGCAAAGCGAATGGCAACAGCCGCGAGCGTCAGGACATAGCCCTGGAGCAGCCCAAAAAGATCACCACCGTCAGCAACGCCAAACGTCAGGCACTGCCGGAACTGATGGTCGAAGAGGTTGAACAGGAGCACCCGATCGAAGTCGCACAGGGTATTTTCCGCGCTTACGACATCCGCGGCATCGTCGGTCAGGATCTGACTGAAGACACCTGCTACTGGATTGGCCGCGCACTGGGGGCTGAAGTACAGGAACGCGGCTTCAGCAAGATCAGCCTCGCCTGGGATGGCCGCGAATCCAGCCCACAGCTGGCAGCACAACTGCAGCGCGGCCTGAATGACAGCGGCTGTCATGTGATCCGCCTTGGCGCACAACCAACCGGCCTGCTCTATTTCGCCACCCATGAACTGGATACGCCATGCGGCGTAGTCGTAACCGGCAGCCACAATCCATCTGAGTTTAACGGCCTGAAAATCGTTATCGACCAGCATACCCTGGCGCAGGAAGAACTGATGGCGCTGTATCACCGCATCATGCGCCGCGACCTGCCACAGGGCTCAGGCCAGAGCGAAGAACGCGAGCTGGCGGAGGCCTATCTGCAGCGCATTGAGGGCGATGTGCAGCTCGCCCGCAGCATGAAAATTGTAATTGATGCCGGCAATGGTATCGCCGGCCCACTGGCCGAGAAACTGATGGCCATGATCGGACTGGAGGCCGAATGCCTGTTCTGCGACGTCGACGGCCGCTTCCCGAATCATCACCCGGACCCAAGCCAGCCAAAAAATCTGCAGGCGCTGCAGGATGCGGTTAAAACACATAACGCCGATCTGGGCCTGGCATTTGACGGTGATGGCGACCGTGTCGCACTGATTGATAATAACGGCAAGATTATCTGGCCGGACCGCCTGCTGATGTTGCTGGTTGACGATATCCTGCCGCGCAATCCTGGCCGCGATGTCATCTACGACGTTAAGTCTTCACGCCATCTGGCTTCACTGATCAGCCGTCATGGTGGCCGTCCGACCATGTGGAAAACCGGCCACTCGCTGATGAAGCGTAAAATGCAGGAACTGAACGCCGTCGTAGGCGGCGAGTTCAGTGGCCACTTCTATATTCAGGATCGCTGGTACGGCTTTGACGATGGTCTGTACACCGCCGCCCGTCTGCTGGAGATTATCAGCCAGAGAAACCTGCCGGCGGATCAGCTGTTTGCCGCCCTGCCGGAAGATGTCAGCACCCCGGAAATCACCATCGACTGCGATGATGTGCGCAAATTCAGTCTGCTGCAGGAACTCTCCGCCGACAGCGAACTGACCGCCGGCGCACGGGTATTCAGCACCGATGGTCTGCGCATCGAATTTGCCGAGGGCTGGGGCCTGATCCGGCCGTCCAATACCACGCCCAAGCTGACCCTGCGCTTTGCCGGCAACAATGCCGAGGCCATTGCCCGGATTCAGCAACGAATGAAGCAGGCACTTACCCGCCACGCGCCGGAACTCAAGGTTCCGTTCTGA
- the rph gene encoding ribonuclease PH, producing the protein MRPSGRTTDQLRDVRITRNFTKHAEGSVLVEFGDTKVICTASVETSVPPFLRGKGQGWVTAEYGMLPRSTGSRMIREAAKGKQQGRTVEISRLIGRSLRAAIDLTALGENTITIDCDVIQADGGTRTASITGACVALVDAINWLKAKGKVKGEPLKQMIAAVSVGIYNGEAVLDLDYAEDSTAETDLNVIMTENGGFVEIQGTAEGEAFTPDELNAMLALAQKAIGELSAKQKEALAG; encoded by the coding sequence ATGAGACCCAGTGGCCGTACAACCGATCAGCTGCGTGATGTGCGCATTACCCGCAATTTCACCAAACATGCCGAAGGTTCTGTACTGGTGGAATTCGGCGACACCAAAGTGATTTGTACCGCGTCAGTTGAAACCAGCGTGCCGCCGTTTCTGCGTGGCAAAGGTCAGGGCTGGGTGACGGCGGAATACGGCATGCTGCCGCGTTCGACCGGCTCGCGCATGATCCGTGAAGCGGCCAAAGGCAAACAACAGGGCCGTACCGTGGAAATTTCCCGCCTGATCGGCCGCAGCCTGCGCGCCGCTATTGATCTGACAGCGCTGGGCGAAAACACCATCACCATCGACTGTGATGTGATTCAGGCCGACGGCGGCACCCGTACCGCCTCGATTACCGGTGCCTGTGTGGCGCTGGTCGATGCCATTAACTGGCTGAAAGCCAAAGGCAAAGTAAAAGGTGAGCCGCTGAAGCAGATGATTGCAGCAGTCTCTGTGGGCATCTACAACGGTGAAGCGGTGCTGGATCTGGATTATGCCGAAGACTCCACCGCCGAGACCGATCTGAATGTGATCATGACCGAGAACGGTGGTTTCGTGGAGATTCAGGGTACCGCCGAAGGCGAAGCCTTCACACCGGATGAGCTGAACGCCATGCTGGCACTGGCACAGAAAGCCATCGGTGAACTGAGCGCGAAACAGAAAGAAGCGCTGGCGGGCTGA